A single genomic interval of Stenotrophomonas sp. ZAC14D1_NAIMI4_1 harbors:
- the pip gene encoding prolyl aminopeptidase, protein MRTLYPAITPYDVGTLQVDDRHTLYFEQCGNPDGKPVVMLHGGPGGGCSDKMRQFHDPSKYRIILFDQRGAGRSTPHADLVDNTTWDLVADIEKLREHLKVDRWQVFGGSWGSTLALAYAETHPQRVTELVLRGIFMLRRWELEWFYQEGANRLFPDAWEHYLKPIPTVERHDLISAFHRRLTSEDETTRLDAAKAWAVWEGATSFLHVDDDFINSHEDPHFALAFARIENHYFVNGGFFEVEDQLLRDAHRIADIPGVIVHGRYDVVCPLANAWDLTKAWPKAKLEITPASGHSAFEAENVDALVRATDGFA, encoded by the coding sequence ATGCGTACGCTGTATCCCGCCATCACCCCCTACGACGTCGGCACCCTGCAGGTGGACGACCGCCACACGCTGTACTTCGAACAGTGCGGCAACCCGGACGGCAAGCCGGTGGTGATGCTGCACGGTGGCCCGGGCGGCGGCTGCAGCGACAAGATGCGCCAGTTCCACGACCCGTCCAAGTACCGCATCATCCTGTTCGACCAGCGTGGCGCCGGCCGTTCCACCCCGCACGCCGACCTGGTGGACAACACCACCTGGGATCTCGTTGCCGATATCGAGAAGCTGCGCGAGCACCTGAAGGTGGACCGCTGGCAGGTGTTCGGTGGCAGCTGGGGTTCGACCTTGGCGCTGGCCTATGCCGAAACGCATCCGCAGCGCGTGACCGAACTGGTCCTGCGCGGCATCTTCATGCTGCGCCGCTGGGAACTGGAATGGTTCTACCAGGAAGGCGCCAACCGCCTGTTCCCCGATGCGTGGGAGCACTACCTGAAGCCGATCCCGACCGTGGAGCGCCACGACCTGATCTCGGCCTTCCACCGCCGCCTGACCAGCGAAGACGAAACCACCCGCCTGGACGCGGCCAAGGCGTGGGCGGTGTGGGAAGGCGCGACCAGCTTCCTGCACGTGGATGACGACTTCATCAACAGCCACGAAGACCCGCATTTCGCGCTGGCGTTCGCCCGCATCGAGAACCACTACTTCGTCAACGGTGGCTTCTTCGAAGTGGAAGACCAGCTGCTGCGCGACGCGCACCGCATTGCCGACATCCCCGGCGTGATCGTGCATGGCCGCTACGACGTGGTCTGCCCGCTGGCCAACGCCTGGGACCTGACCAAGGCCTGGCCGAAGGCGAAGCTGGAAATCACCCCGGCCTCGGGCCACTCGGCGTTTGAAGCGGAGAACGTGGACGCGCTGGTGCGCGCCACCGATGGTTTTGCCTGA
- a CDS encoding NUDIX hydrolase — protein sequence MSQRNTEAPRVVYEGKYQRMVVRGSWEYSERTHAGGLAAIIIAVTPEDNVLFVEQFRVPLQSATIEMPAGLVGDINAGESIEVSAVRELEEETGWTAEHAEVLMIGPTSSGASSEQIAFVRATGLRRIGEGGGDDSEDITVHEIPRAQAAAWLVQKMGEGYALDAKLWAGLWMIEHHLDGRPRG from the coding sequence ATGAGCCAGAGAAACACCGAAGCCCCGCGCGTCGTCTACGAAGGCAAGTACCAGCGCATGGTCGTGCGCGGCAGCTGGGAATACAGCGAACGCACCCATGCCGGCGGCCTGGCGGCGATCATCATCGCCGTCACCCCCGAGGACAACGTGCTGTTCGTCGAGCAGTTCCGCGTGCCGCTGCAGTCGGCGACCATCGAGATGCCGGCCGGCCTGGTCGGCGACATCAACGCGGGCGAGTCCATCGAGGTCTCGGCCGTGCGCGAGCTGGAAGAAGAAACCGGCTGGACCGCCGAGCACGCCGAAGTGCTGATGATCGGCCCGACGTCTTCCGGCGCCAGCAGCGAGCAGATCGCCTTCGTCCGCGCCACCGGCCTGCGCCGCATCGGCGAAGGCGGCGGCGATGACAGCGAAGACATCACTGTGCATGAGATTCCGCGTGCACAGGCTGCCGCCTGGCTGGTGCAGAAGATGGGCGAAGGCTACGCGCTGGACGCCAAGCTCTGGGCCGGCCTGTGGATGATCGAGCACCACCTGGATGGACGCCCGCGTGGCTGA
- the ahpC gene encoding alkyl hydroperoxide reductase subunit C has product MSLINTQIQPFEANAYHNGEFIKVSDASLKGQWSVLIFMPAAFTFNCPTEIEDAAEHYAEFKKAGAEVYIVTTDTHFSHKVWHETSPAVGKAQFPLVGDPTHKLTRAFGVHIEEEGLALRGTFIINPEGVIKTLEIHSNEIARDVSETLRKLKAAQFTAANPNQVCPAKWKEGEKTLTPSLDLVGKI; this is encoded by the coding sequence ATGTCCCTCATCAACACCCAGATCCAGCCGTTCGAAGCCAACGCCTACCACAACGGCGAGTTCATCAAGGTTTCCGATGCCAGCCTGAAGGGCCAGTGGTCCGTCCTGATCTTCATGCCGGCCGCCTTCACCTTCAACTGCCCGACCGAGATCGAAGACGCCGCCGAGCACTACGCCGAGTTCAAGAAGGCCGGTGCCGAGGTCTACATCGTCACCACCGACACGCACTTCTCGCACAAGGTGTGGCACGAAACCTCGCCGGCCGTCGGCAAGGCCCAGTTCCCGCTGGTCGGCGACCCGACCCACAAGCTGACCCGCGCCTTCGGCGTGCACATTGAAGAAGAAGGCTTGGCCCTGCGCGGCACCTTCATCATCAACCCGGAAGGCGTGATCAAGACCCTGGAGATCCACTCCAACGAGATCGCCCGTGACGTGTCCGAGACCCTGCGCAAGCTGAAGGCTGCCCAGTTCACCGCCGCCAACCCGAACCAGGTCTGCCCGGCCAAGTGGAAGGAAGGCGAGAAGACCCTGACCCCGTCGCTGGACCTGGTCGGCAAGATCTGA
- a CDS encoding 5'-3' exonuclease H3TH domain-containing protein: MDRPVSAVNAVPLPPPLYLVDASIYVFRAWHSLPDEFQDSQGWPTNAVHGFARFLLDLLERERPRHIAIAFDEALDSGFRHRLYAAYKANRDPAPEALKRQFVHCKALCAALGLVVLAHHDYEADDLIGSALHQHRHSHRGLIISADKDLSQLLLDHDEQWDYARNQRWDVAGVKARHGVHAHQIADYLALCGDAVDNIPGVSGVGAKSAAVLLAHFGSMDALYERLDEVPFLRLRGAAQMAVRLREQRDHAQLWRQLTTIALDAPLEGSQPGLLRQPADPELLGGLCQALRFGPLTRRRLFSAAGVNDPGSASTAGPDNPLPSSSEPA, encoded by the coding sequence CTGGACCGGCCAGTGAGCGCCGTGAATGCCGTACCGCTGCCGCCGCCGCTGTACCTGGTGGATGCCAGCATCTATGTGTTCCGCGCCTGGCATTCGCTGCCGGACGAGTTCCAGGACAGCCAGGGCTGGCCGACCAATGCCGTGCACGGGTTCGCCCGCTTCCTGCTCGACCTGCTCGAGCGCGAGCGCCCCCGGCACATCGCCATCGCCTTCGACGAGGCGCTGGACAGCGGTTTCCGCCACCGCCTGTACGCGGCCTACAAGGCCAACCGCGACCCGGCGCCGGAAGCGCTGAAGCGCCAGTTCGTGCACTGCAAGGCGCTGTGCGCGGCGCTGGGCCTGGTGGTGCTGGCGCACCATGACTACGAGGCCGACGACCTGATCGGCAGTGCCCTGCACCAGCACCGGCACAGCCATCGCGGGCTGATCATTTCCGCCGACAAGGACCTGTCGCAGCTGCTGCTGGACCACGACGAACAGTGGGACTACGCACGCAACCAGCGCTGGGACGTGGCCGGGGTGAAGGCGCGGCACGGCGTGCATGCGCACCAGATCGCCGATTACCTGGCGCTGTGTGGCGATGCGGTGGACAACATTCCCGGCGTCAGCGGCGTCGGCGCCAAATCGGCCGCGGTACTGCTGGCCCATTTCGGCAGCATGGACGCGTTGTACGAACGCCTGGACGAAGTGCCCTTCCTGCGCCTGCGCGGTGCCGCACAGATGGCCGTGCGCCTGCGCGAGCAGCGCGATCACGCCCAGCTCTGGCGGCAGCTGACCACCATCGCGCTGGATGCGCCGCTGGAAGGCAGCCAGCCCGGCCTGCTGCGCCAGCCGGCCGACCCCGAACTGCTGGGCGGCCTGTGCCAGGCGCTGCGTTTCGGCCCGCTGACGCGCCGCCGCCTGTTCAGCGCCGCCGGCGTGAACGATCCCGGTTCGGCCTCTACGGCCGGCCCGGACAATCCCCTTCCCTCCTCCAGCGAGCCCGCATGA
- a CDS encoding MFS transporter — MPPLKYPRWALTLLATAQLIIALDATIIFVALHDMGRALQINAQQLQWVVSAYTVAFGGSLLLGGRAADLIGRRRFYRLGMLLFALASLLGALAPNATLLIIARAAQGIGAALLFPATLALINTLYAEGPVRNRALAIWSMASAVGLALGTLLGGVLTQAFGWPAVLAVIVPLATACAVAAGAWLPADGPRAQGRSFDLAGCITVTLGGSLLVTTLVQGPEWGWTAPATLGCLLLSALLLVAFVQIEQRSRDPLMQFALLRLPGLRAALGLTFAFMSSYGVQYYFMALYFQDGYGWSPLQAGLAFLPATAVCTVGIQLAEWALKRWSARKVLVLGQLAGAVGIAWVAATLPYAANFWPLLPGVVVLSIGQGMTWTSMWIVAGQGVPAAQQGVASGMAATAQQIGGALGLAVLVMVANAGAGVPGSPGALAGLVRAEYGAALFALFGVVIALGLRPAPVDCSSLDGQANNA, encoded by the coding sequence ATGCCCCCACTCAAGTACCCGCGCTGGGCGCTGACACTGCTGGCCACCGCCCAGCTGATCATCGCCCTGGACGCCACCATCATCTTCGTCGCCCTGCATGACATGGGCCGCGCGCTGCAGATCAATGCGCAGCAGCTGCAGTGGGTGGTCAGCGCCTACACCGTGGCCTTCGGCGGCAGCCTGCTGCTGGGCGGCCGCGCCGCCGACCTGATCGGCCGCCGCCGCTTCTACCGGCTGGGCATGCTGCTGTTCGCACTGGCCTCGCTGCTGGGCGCGCTGGCGCCGAACGCCACCCTGCTGATCATCGCGCGCGCGGCGCAGGGCATCGGTGCCGCGCTGCTGTTCCCGGCCACGCTGGCGCTGATCAACACGCTGTATGCCGAAGGCCCCGTGCGCAACCGCGCGCTGGCGATCTGGAGCATGGCCAGCGCGGTCGGCCTGGCGCTGGGCACCCTGCTCGGTGGCGTGCTGACCCAGGCGTTCGGCTGGCCGGCCGTGCTGGCGGTGATCGTGCCGCTGGCCACCGCCTGCGCCGTTGCCGCCGGTGCATGGCTGCCGGCCGATGGCCCGCGCGCGCAGGGTCGCTCGTTCGACCTGGCCGGCTGCATCACCGTCACCCTCGGTGGCAGCCTGCTGGTGACCACCCTCGTGCAGGGGCCGGAGTGGGGCTGGACCGCGCCGGCCACGCTGGGGTGCCTGCTGCTGTCGGCGCTGCTGCTGGTGGCCTTCGTGCAGATCGAGCAGCGCAGTCGCGACCCGCTGATGCAGTTCGCGCTGCTGCGCCTGCCCGGCCTGCGTGCCGCGCTCGGCCTCACCTTCGCCTTCATGAGCAGCTATGGCGTGCAGTACTACTTCATGGCGCTGTATTTCCAGGATGGCTACGGCTGGAGTCCGCTGCAGGCCGGTCTGGCGTTCCTGCCGGCCACCGCGGTGTGCACCGTGGGCATCCAGCTGGCCGAGTGGGCGCTGAAGCGCTGGAGCGCACGCAAGGTGCTGGTGCTCGGCCAGCTGGCCGGTGCCGTCGGCATCGCCTGGGTGGCCGCAACGCTGCCGTACGCCGCGAACTTCTGGCCGCTGTTGCCGGGCGTGGTGGTGCTGAGCATCGGCCAGGGCATGACCTGGACATCGATGTGGATCGTGGCCGGGCAGGGCGTGCCGGCCGCACAGCAGGGCGTGGCCTCGGGCATGGCCGCCACCGCGCAGCAGATCGGTGGTGCGCTGGGCCTGGCGGTGCTGGTGATGGTGGCCAATGCCGGCGCCGGCGTTCCGGGTTCGCCCGGCGCGCTGGCCGGGCTGGTGCGTGCCGAGTACGGCGCCGCGCTGTTCGCCCTGTTCGGCGTGGTCATCGCGCTGGGCCTGCGCCCGGCACCAGTAGACTGCAGTTCCCTCGATGGACAGGCCAACAACGCATGA
- a CDS encoding N-formylglutamate amidohydrolase — translation MADAGLYAVPALLGADDPAIYTIHRAQGASPFLLLADHAGQQVPRALNGLGLPQVELDRHIGWDIGIAGTTRALAGLLDAWAIEQTYSRLLIDCNRPLASPTLIPEVSDHTVVPGNAGLSTAQRQQRIDAIHAPYHARIDAELDARRDGGRPTLLVMMHSFTPAMNGTPRPWHAGVLYHQDTRFAQALLQALRDEGDLVVGDNEPYSVSSTSDYAVPVHGEGRGLVHVELEIRQDLIADVAGQQAWAERLARIFSALQPGLLAAG, via the coding sequence GTGGCTGACGCCGGCCTGTATGCAGTGCCGGCCCTGCTGGGCGCTGACGATCCTGCGATCTACACGATCCACCGCGCGCAGGGCGCATCACCGTTCCTGCTGCTGGCCGACCATGCCGGCCAGCAGGTGCCGCGCGCATTGAACGGCCTGGGCCTGCCGCAGGTAGAACTGGACCGCCACATCGGCTGGGACATCGGCATCGCCGGCACCACCCGTGCGCTGGCTGGGCTGCTGGATGCCTGGGCGATCGAACAGACCTATTCGCGGCTGCTGATCGACTGCAACCGGCCGCTGGCCTCGCCCACGCTGATCCCGGAAGTAAGTGACCACACTGTGGTGCCGGGCAACGCCGGACTGTCGACGGCACAGCGGCAGCAGCGCATCGACGCCATCCATGCGCCCTACCATGCGCGCATCGATGCCGAACTGGACGCGCGCCGCGATGGCGGCCGCCCCACCCTGCTGGTGATGATGCACAGCTTCACCCCGGCAATGAACGGCACGCCGCGGCCGTGGCACGCCGGCGTGCTGTACCACCAGGACACCCGCTTCGCCCAGGCGCTGCTGCAGGCACTGCGCGATGAGGGCGATCTGGTGGTGGGCGACAACGAGCCGTATTCGGTCAGCAGCACCAGCGACTACGCGGTGCCAGTGCATGGCGAAGGCCGTGGCCTGGTGCATGTGGAACTGGAGATCCGCCAGGACCTGATTGCCGATGTGGCCGGGCAGCAGGCCTGGGCCGAGCGCCTGGCGCGGATTTTCAGCGCGTTGCAGCCGGGGTTGCTGGCGGCCGGGTGA
- a CDS encoding nitroreductase, producing the protein MPDPAALLALDARRSVPSRQLGEPGPDPATLLRMLQSAVRVPDHGKRVPFRFLKIAGDARHALGDFLVERSRQRDPQAGEAVLEKDRQRFSHAPLVIVVVASPRPDPKVPGEEQLMTAGCVCFALLQAAQALGFGAQWLTAWMAFDPAVHAHLGLAEGEGIAGFIHIGTPKAEVPERERPDAAALLQDWTGQ; encoded by the coding sequence ATGCCCGACCCCGCTGCCCTGCTCGCCCTCGACGCCCGCCGTTCGGTGCCCTCGCGGCAGCTGGGCGAGCCCGGCCCGGACCCGGCCACCCTGCTGCGCATGCTGCAGTCGGCCGTCCGCGTACCCGACCACGGCAAACGCGTCCCGTTCCGCTTCCTGAAGATTGCCGGCGATGCCCGCCACGCGCTGGGTGACTTCCTGGTCGAACGCAGCCGGCAGCGCGATCCGCAGGCCGGCGAGGCGGTCCTGGAGAAGGACCGCCAGCGCTTCAGCCACGCCCCCCTGGTGATCGTGGTGGTGGCCAGCCCGCGCCCGGACCCGAAGGTGCCCGGGGAGGAACAGCTGATGACCGCCGGCTGCGTCTGCTTCGCCCTGCTGCAGGCCGCCCAGGCGCTGGGCTTCGGCGCGCAGTGGCTGACCGCGTGGATGGCCTTCGACCCCGCCGTGCATGCCCACCTGGGCCTGGCCGAGGGTGAAGGCATCGCCGGCTTCATCCATATCGGTACGCCGAAGGCCGAGGTACCCGAGCGCGAGCGCCCCGATGCGGCGGCCCTGCTGCAGGACTGGACCGGCCAGTGA
- a CDS encoding DUF1631 domain-containing protein: MMSAPTRMGSPGRDPAQLQLARDAVLPALCQAFGAALARFDDALFDRAGNAGASQLLFLDAMRELRRRRDEITAAFAAHLDQAWAALAAGEPLSAEATLSGPAEEGLSLIPEHVLESRLAVRNFATVLLRDFKPVLARLERRLGWLAGGIELDADLDPVSPEHLGVAIHQAFAGCELAPEVHLVLIKLCERDMRAPVGRIYEKLDEQLAAAGVMPQMGAPRRPLSAAPAQQAPHGMDDLVEQRQAPGFDTDFSDEEQAAPAWAQRFAARWSERRGHMQQHLAGEDGMPGGAPGGSGEAFSGQQGMLLEALHELLQQTRHVREDATSAAQVAVGQHRPLSQREMMSVLSLLQATPSATLRAAIGEDGESLAQRLKSEVLSNATRLGVDPGQTRLDPQDEDAIDLVGMLFDVMLDERELEGRSRELIGRLVVPFVKVAMLDRRMFVQKTHPARKLLNSLAEACEGNTGESQAERMLMAKVEEIIERLVAEFNENLAIFLTLEEEFRDFLLQHRRRVEIAERRAAETQRGQEKLEMARNRAGAELDRRIGDATLPPAIAEFLRQPWQHHLTLALLREGEDGASVAEALSLGDGLLEEVAEARRHIVGKPWLQAWQPVLAKVFASVGVHGDAASAAIDALHGTLQGIAESRPELQRALPELPQVALPTAPVPEASAVELAGQVETDDFDNADADRFRRMEIGNWLDFVDKDGKVQAGKLSWISPISSRLLFVNRRGVRFCVASPEELAVMVRLGRLRAHVDDGAFDSAMQGVIDRLDPGNATLH, encoded by the coding sequence ATGATGAGCGCGCCCACTCGGATGGGATCGCCGGGTCGTGACCCGGCCCAGCTCCAGCTTGCGCGGGACGCTGTCCTGCCCGCACTGTGCCAGGCCTTCGGCGCGGCGCTGGCGCGGTTTGACGACGCCCTGTTCGACCGTGCCGGCAATGCCGGCGCGTCGCAGTTGCTGTTCCTGGACGCCATGCGTGAACTGCGTCGGCGCCGGGACGAGATCACGGCGGCCTTCGCCGCCCACCTGGACCAGGCCTGGGCCGCGTTGGCCGCCGGCGAGCCGCTGTCCGCCGAAGCCACCCTGTCCGGCCCGGCCGAGGAAGGCCTGAGCCTGATTCCTGAACATGTGCTGGAGTCGCGGCTGGCGGTGCGCAACTTCGCCACCGTGCTGCTGCGCGATTTCAAGCCGGTGCTGGCCCGCCTGGAGCGCCGCCTGGGCTGGCTGGCCGGCGGCATCGAGCTGGACGCCGATCTCGATCCGGTCAGCCCCGAGCATCTGGGCGTGGCCATCCACCAGGCGTTCGCCGGGTGCGAGCTGGCCCCGGAAGTACACCTGGTGCTGATCAAGCTGTGCGAGCGCGACATGCGCGCGCCGGTGGGTCGCATCTACGAGAAGCTGGACGAGCAGTTGGCTGCAGCCGGTGTGATGCCGCAGATGGGCGCCCCGCGGCGGCCGCTGTCGGCGGCCCCGGCGCAGCAGGCCCCGCACGGGATGGACGATCTGGTCGAACAGCGCCAGGCGCCGGGCTTCGACACCGATTTCAGCGATGAGGAGCAGGCCGCACCGGCCTGGGCGCAGCGGTTCGCCGCGCGCTGGTCCGAGCGCCGTGGCCACATGCAGCAGCACCTGGCCGGCGAAGACGGAATGCCTGGCGGTGCGCCCGGTGGTTCCGGCGAAGCCTTTTCCGGCCAGCAGGGCATGCTGCTGGAAGCACTGCACGAACTGCTGCAGCAGACCCGGCATGTCCGCGAGGATGCGACGTCGGCCGCGCAGGTGGCCGTGGGCCAGCACCGCCCGCTCAGCCAGCGCGAGATGATGTCGGTGCTGTCGCTGCTGCAGGCCACGCCCAGCGCGACCCTGCGCGCGGCCATCGGCGAGGACGGTGAATCGCTGGCGCAGCGGCTGAAGAGCGAAGTGCTGTCCAACGCCACCCGCCTCGGCGTGGACCCCGGCCAGACCCGGCTGGACCCGCAGGACGAGGATGCGATCGACCTGGTCGGCATGCTGTTCGACGTGATGCTGGATGAACGCGAACTGGAAGGCCGCTCGCGCGAGCTGATCGGCCGCCTGGTGGTGCCCTTCGTCAAGGTCGCCATGCTCGACCGCCGCATGTTCGTGCAGAAGACCCATCCGGCCCGCAAGCTGCTCAATTCGCTGGCCGAGGCCTGCGAAGGCAACACCGGCGAAAGCCAGGCCGAGCGCATGCTGATGGCCAAGGTCGAGGAGATCATCGAGCGCCTGGTCGCCGAGTTCAATGAGAACCTGGCGATCTTCCTGACCCTGGAAGAAGAATTCCGCGATTTCCTGCTGCAGCATCGCCGCCGCGTGGAAATCGCCGAGCGCCGCGCCGCCGAAACGCAGCGCGGCCAGGAAAAACTGGAAATGGCCCGCAACCGTGCCGGCGCCGAGCTGGACCGCCGCATCGGCGATGCCACCCTGCCGCCGGCCATCGCCGAGTTCCTGCGCCAGCCGTGGCAGCACCACCTGACCCTGGCGCTGCTGCGCGAGGGCGAGGACGGGGCGTCCGTGGCCGAGGCGCTGAGCCTGGGCGACGGCCTGCTGGAGGAAGTGGCCGAGGCCCGCCGGCACATCGTCGGCAAGCCGTGGCTGCAGGCCTGGCAGCCGGTGCTGGCCAAGGTGTTTGCCAGTGTCGGCGTGCACGGTGATGCGGCCTCGGCCGCCATCGATGCGCTGCACGGCACCCTGCAGGGCATCGCCGAATCGCGCCCGGAACTGCAGCGCGCGCTGCCGGAACTGCCGCAGGTCGCGCTGCCGACCGCACCGGTGCCCGAAGCCAGCGCGGTGGAACTGGCCGGGCAGGTCGAGACCGATGATTTCGACAATGCCGACGCCGACCGCTTCCGCCGCATGGAAATCGGCAACTGGCTGGACTTCGTCGACAAGGACGGCAAGGTCCAGGCCGGCAAGCTGTCCTGGATCAGCCCGATCTCCTCGCGCCTGCTGTTCGTCAACCGTCGTGGCGTGCGCTTCTGCGTGGCGTCGCCGGAAGAACTGGCGGTGATGGTGCGGCTGGGCCGCCTGCGCGCCCACGTCGACGATGGCGCCTTCGACAGCGCCATGCAGGGCGTGATCGACCGCCTGGACCCGGGTAACGCCACCCTGCACTGA
- a CDS encoding LysR family transcriptional regulator, producing the protein MNGSSLDLNAVRMLVQVAEARSFTVAAGQLGLSQSGLSRAISRLEATLGVKLLQRNTRNVALTPDGRQFVDQVAPLLCGFEDAERQLADRPCTPSGTLKISAPSMFGRKVLVPLLGPLLQQHPQLQVEAVLSDRLVDLVEEGFDAALRTGVIADQRIVARPLRPLRWVTVASPAYLARCGTPADIAALHDHACLAVRNLRSGRVVDWQFLQEGHLRDFTPATRMVFDSGDPLVEAAIAGIGIVQVMDFAVADALADGRLQHVLQPYEGRSRALSLIYPPSRQHSPKLQVLADALLAGDW; encoded by the coding sequence ATGAATGGATCGTCATTGGACCTCAATGCCGTGCGCATGCTGGTGCAGGTGGCCGAGGCGCGCAGCTTCACCGTGGCCGCCGGGCAGCTGGGGCTGAGCCAGTCCGGGCTGTCGCGCGCGATCAGCCGGCTGGAGGCCACGCTGGGGGTGAAGCTGCTGCAGCGGAACACCCGCAACGTGGCGCTGACCCCGGATGGGCGCCAGTTCGTCGACCAGGTGGCGCCGCTGCTGTGCGGCTTCGAGGATGCCGAGCGCCAGCTGGCCGATCGCCCGTGCACGCCTTCGGGCACGCTGAAGATCAGTGCGCCGTCGATGTTCGGGCGCAAGGTGCTGGTGCCGCTGCTGGGGCCGTTGCTGCAGCAGCATCCGCAGCTGCAGGTGGAGGCCGTGCTCAGTGACCGCCTGGTCGACCTGGTCGAGGAAGGCTTCGATGCAGCGCTGCGCACCGGCGTCATCGCCGACCAGCGCATCGTGGCGCGGCCGTTGCGGCCGCTGCGCTGGGTGACCGTGGCCAGCCCGGCCTATCTGGCCCGCTGCGGCACGCCGGCCGACATCGCCGCGCTGCATGACCATGCCTGCCTGGCGGTGCGCAACCTGCGCAGTGGGCGCGTGGTTGACTGGCAGTTCCTGCAGGAAGGCCACCTGCGCGATTTCACGCCGGCCACGCGGATGGTGTTCGACAGCGGCGACCCGCTGGTGGAAGCGGCCATCGCCGGCATCGGCATCGTGCAGGTGATGGATTTCGCCGTGGCCGATGCGTTGGCCGATGGCCGCCTGCAGCACGTGCTGCAGCCGTATGAGGGCCGCAGCCGCGCCTTGTCGCTGATCTATCCGCCGTCGCGGCAGCATTCGCCGAAGCTGCAGGTGCTGGCCGACGCGCTGCTGGCCGGAGACTGGTAG
- the prmC gene encoding peptide chain release factor N(5)-glutamine methyltransferase gives MSFKTEPSLRQAVAEASARLGGLDARHEAELLLLHVLQRPRSWLFAHATDPLPASDLAAFETLLARRVAGEPVAYLTGRRGFWTLDLEVDPSTLIPRPETELLVELALERLPLEHDLQVADLGTGSGAIALALASERPQAQVLATDASAGALAMAARNADRHELGNVRFAEGGHDWYAPLHGQCFDLIASNPPYIASDDPHLQQGDLRFEPATALASGADGLDDIRRIVAGGQAHLLPGGWLLIEHGWDQGEAIRVLFELAGYVQVQTARDLEQRDRITLGQRPA, from the coding sequence ATGTCCTTCAAAACAGAACCCTCCCTGCGCCAGGCCGTGGCCGAGGCCAGCGCCCGCCTGGGCGGGCTCGATGCCCGTCACGAGGCCGAACTGCTGCTGCTGCACGTGCTGCAGCGACCGCGCAGCTGGCTGTTCGCGCACGCCACCGATCCGCTGCCCGCCAGCGATCTGGCCGCCTTCGAAACCCTGCTGGCACGCCGCGTCGCTGGTGAGCCGGTGGCCTATCTGACCGGCCGCCGCGGCTTCTGGACGCTGGACCTGGAAGTCGACCCCTCCACCCTGATTCCACGCCCGGAAACCGAGCTGCTGGTGGAACTGGCGCTGGAGCGCCTGCCGCTGGAGCACGACCTGCAGGTGGCCGATCTCGGCACCGGCAGCGGCGCGATCGCCCTGGCCCTGGCCAGCGAACGCCCGCAGGCCCAGGTATTGGCCACCGATGCCAGCGCGGGCGCCTTGGCAATGGCCGCGCGCAATGCCGACCGCCATGAACTGGGCAACGTCCGCTTCGCCGAGGGCGGGCACGACTGGTATGCGCCGCTGCACGGCCAGTGCTTCGACCTGATTGCCAGCAACCCGCCGTACATCGCCAGCGATGACCCGCACCTGCAGCAGGGCGACCTGCGCTTCGAGCCGGCCACCGCGCTGGCTTCGGGCGCCGATGGGCTGGATGACATCCGCCGCATCGTCGCCGGGGGGCAGGCCCATCTGCTGCCCGGTGGCTGGTTGCTGATCGAGCACGGCTGGGACCAGGGCGAAGCAATCCGCGTGCTGTTCGAACTGGCCGGCTACGTGCAGGTACAGACCGCACGGGACCTGGAGCAGCGCGACCGCATCACCCTGGGCCAGCGCCCGGCCTAG